The Phocoena sinus isolate mPhoSin1 chromosome 8, mPhoSin1.pri, whole genome shotgun sequence nucleotide sequence AATTTTTAAGGTCACTTCCCAGTTCATAGTACTTCTCCGATGAATGTTTTGCTCTCCTTCGCGGACCACCCTTTGAGACCTAAGGTCTCAAGACAGAGCCCCTAGCCTAGTGGAACCCAAAGCGAAAAGCCCCGGACGCTCCGGGGGGCGCTCTGCTTAGCTACTGGGAGTCGAACACGCTCCCCTGAGTCGGCGGAGGACGCGGGATCTAGAAACCAGTCCCAAACCTGCCCCCCGCGCGCCAAGGCGGGGCCAGAACTGGCTGCGGGCGGCCGGGCTAGCCCAGGGCTCAGGGCAGAAGTGGTGGCGGCGACGGCGACAGCTACAGCGAGTGACGGCTCCCCGGAGACGCCGGCCAACTGCCCGCCCGCCGCAGGTGAGCCGGTCCCCGGGAGGAGGAGCGCTGCCAGGTACTCCCAAGGAGCTGCTTCCTCCTTTTCCCACAGCTCCGCGGCCTCCCGGGATCAAGGCTGGGCCTGCGCCGCGCGTCCCCGTGCCGGCCAGGGCGGCGCTCCGCGGACCCCAGGCGCATCCTCGAGCGTGCGGGCCACTGCGGCCCTACGGAGAGCAAGGCGAGGGTTTTGGGGGCGCCGAGACGGAGGGTCTGGCGGCCGCAGGGACTACCCAAGCACGGGGCTCCGGCCCGGGAGCTGCTGGAACATGCGCCCggagctgcaggtgaggggcCCGGCGGCTCGGCCCCGACGGGGAATGGGCGACTCGGAGGGGCCCACCTCGGCGGACCGGGCTCGATTCCAACGGAAAGCAGAGGGCGGCCGCGGCGATAGGTGCCCGCTCTGCCGTCTGCAGAGtcaggagggtggggtggggtggggaggcgaGGGGTAGGGCGGAGGCGGCATTTGTCCCCGGGCATGCTCTCGGGGCCGCTTTCCGGGCGCGGGTCGGACGCCGGCGACCGAAACCGCGTGCGGGGCGCAGTCGCGCGGTGGCTTTGAGCACAACAGGTAGGTGACTCAGTTCCCCCAGGAACTCAAAGTGCTGAGCCGGGGCCTTTTTTGACGTGGTTTTTGttggttattttgtttgtttcggTTTGTTTGACAGTTGCCAGACTATGTTTACACTCCTGGTGCTACTCAGCCAACTGCGCATACTTACCTTCGCGTTCCCTCATCTCACAAGAAGTCCAGAGGAGTCGAGGCATGCGGGAGAAGAAGGTAAGCCTGGCTTCCGGCTCCAGGAAAATCCTCTTGGAAACCCGACTCGGATTATAGAGCTCAAACCAGAAAGTGCAGTCTTTGAAACCAAATGCCCCCGTCAATCATAGAAGCACTAAAATGTCCTTTAATTTGTGGTTTATTTGGTAATGTTGTGGTTTGTTATGTTAAGTGCAATTTTTACACATTCATTTCTGTGAGTTACTTTTGCTAAGTATATATTTAAGACCAGGTTGGTGGTTAACTGAATGGAAAACCTATTTCAACTTCTGAAAATCAGTgagtgccatttttctagatgaaGCTATGTGGTAATTATAATGAGCATAATTCTTCCAGTTCTTCCTGGAAAGATGGACAGGGAGACCAGGATTTAATCCGGATGTGTTAGgagactctgggcaagttacttaacccctttCAGCTTGTAAAAtgatgggggatggggagtggaATGATCTCTGAGgtcctttttaacttttaaatgccTGGTTATCTGGGTAAAGTCAGAAGGTATGAGAAGATTAGGTTTGGGGCTTGCTAACCTAGAATTCCATACCTTGTGGACTCCAAGTCTTAGACTGATTCCTGCCCATATTTTGAAAGCCTaaccagaaaaaacagaaaaggaaaaaaaaaatggctttcaTTTCTCCCTGCGTAGTCATTGTGCTTCCCTACCCAGTGCCAGTGCTTTGGATCTACCTCTCCACACATTTCTGTCCCTTATTCATTCTCATCAGATCctactcttgttttcttttgggaAGGATCTGTGACACTAATACTCCTGGATGACTTATTAATGATTAATACAGCTTAGTGTCTCAAACCTTCtaggagggggtgtgtgtgtgtgtgtgtgttaagataGGGCAGTATCTTAACCTGAAGGAATCAAACACTGACGGCAGAATTCTAGGCAATTGGATAGGCTAGCCAGTGGGATGGGGGAGATTTGGAAGGAAATCCTTCTTGGTGCCTCCCAAGTTGCACCATATATGTAAGTCCACTCATACATAAGGTGGATGATCCATGCTCAGCAGGACCAGATGCTGATCTCCAGAATGCTTGGgagtgtattcattcattcacatgaTACAGCATAAAAGACAGTCTCAAGGACATCACAAACTATGGAAGGAATTTAGAGATCGTACTTGAGTGCAGAAGGCTGGAGATAGCTGTGGGAGATGTAAATGAAGAATCCTCTATATTTAAAAAGCTGATTTGTTCAGTAATAACCTCTTTATTAACATATACTATGTGCTGAGCTCTCTGCTAGGCACGGGAGATGTAGAAATGAAAGACTGTAATCCTGACCGGGAGGACTACTTCATCTAGTGGGAGAGGCAGGGTGTAAACTGATAATCTCCATAAACTCTATGACAGAAGTTAAAACAGAGAGTTTCAAGAGCAGAGGAAAGAGTGAGTTAGCAGTAACTCTGTCTCCGGAGAGTTGTATGGCACAGAAGCCAGTGCTCTCTATCTGCAAATGAGATATAATAAATGTAGATATGAAAagtaattaggaaaataaaggaCCTTCAGCTACATTCTGATAAAGCCCAAAGGTGGGGTTGAAATGAcctaaaaagaatttatttagaaAGCATGGGGAgacaggggagaggaggaaaatggaATATCTCAGTTGGTGGACTTAAAATAGGGGAATGCACAGGCAACTTCCTAGGATGGTCTAAGAcaggagacagagatggaaagaCAATCTGAGGCAGATACAAAGGTGCAAAGGCCAGTGCATCCTCCAGCAACGGCCAGAGGGAAAATAGGAACTCTCGCTGGAAGTTCAGGATGCTCCAGGGGCAAGGAAGTTTGCCtctttcaattaaaagaaaatccaggGCTACTTAGAACCCAAATAACAAAGGACAGTATTTCTCCTAAGATCATAAGGGAGGCAGGAAGATGTTTGATAAGGCACTGAAAGTGTAAGGTCAACCATGGACTGAGTCAGAACTTTCACACTCAGGGAAGTGGTAAACAGCAGCCCCTCCTGGAGGGCATGTTTTATACATCAGTGAAGACTTTCGTTGGCATAAATATCATTTCAGgaacaacaaaaatattcatgACTCGCTTTTTTATTTTCGTTTTAAGTTAAAAGTCCCATTTGGAGGGCAGGGGCATTTTATAACTCAGAAAACTGACTTGAATAGGAGACCGACAATGAGAAATTTGGCACTGCTTTTCTAGCCAATAAAATGTAAAGATCTGGGCGTACCTGAGAAGTAGCAATACAGAGGCAGATTCTAATTCTCCATTCTGAAATTAGATTTCATGTAGTAAGTACAATATAGCTAAGTTAGGCAGGCTCAGAGTTACTTCAttactgttttaatattttaaacctaTGCCAAGCTGAGTAACGGACTATACCTCTGAATTGCTTCACCTGGTAGAATTTAGGTCCAAGAGTTCCTTCCCACTACAGGAAAGtcaagttcattcatttatttttgtaagtaaTTTTTTTGGCATCTCTGTGTGTCAACATCCCTTGCTTTAATGGAACTTTCCTTCTAGCTAGGGGAACAGAGTGGTAACAAGTAAGTAAAGCGTACAGAACAccagatggtgataagtgctatgaagaaaaacaaaatatagtagGAGATGGGGATTGCCAGAGGTGGGTGAGTGGGGATGGGGTTCAAGGTAACATTGAACAAAATcctgaaggaagtgagagagCAGAGTGAAAGAAGAAAGTTCTATTTAGAGGAAACAGCAAGTTCAAAGGCAGGAGAAAACCAGGCACATTGGAAACCAGTGTAGCTGTAGGGGACAAGGAGAGCCCttagagcagcagtccccaacctttttttttttttgcggtacgcgggcctctcactgttgtggcctctcccgttgtggagcacaggctccggacgcgcaggctcagcgacagtggctcacgggcccagccgctccacggcatgtgggatcttcccggaccggggcacgaacccgtgtcccctgcatcgtcaggcagactctcaaccactgcgccaccagggaagcccggtccccaacctttttggcaccagcgACCAGTTccttggaagacaatttttccacggatgttGCGGTGGATGGCTCAGGCAGTAATGCtggtgatggggagcgatggggagcggagcggcaggtgaagcttcactcgctggcccgctgctcacctcctgctgtgcctcCCGGATCCTAAGAGGCCTCAGACCGATAGTGGTCCATGGCCCGGgagttggggaccgctgccttaGAGGGCCATTGCAAGAACCCCAATGAGAGATGATGGAGACTTGGaaaatttttcattctgtttccatTAGGTGGTAGTGTAAAATCTACAAggagacaaagaagaagaaagaacaaaaatattttatcacactGGTCTACCCTTTAGAATATTTCTCAAAACATCTATCACCAATGATCCCATTCTGGCTTCCCCCTTGGTTCAAATAGCTCATATGTGTTATTCCTAACATAGAAATGAATACACTAGAATAGCACTggccaatagaaataaaatacgAACCACATAAAAAATTATCTagagccatattttaaaaagtaaaaaaaaaggtgaaattaattttaataatgtagttaatttaacctaatatatccaaaatatttaaccCAGTATTTCCAAATATAAGCGATAGAAAGCATTgagatatttcatatttttttaaaccatgtctTTGAAGTCCCCTGTGtatttacacttacagcacatctcaattcacactagccacatttcaagtggtcAATAGCCatacgtggctagtggctactgtattggacaaaTCCAGCTCTGTTAAGATTcagacctggggcttccctggtggcgcagtggttgagagtccgcctgccgatgcagggaacacgggttcgtgccccggtccgggaagatcccacatgtcgcggagcggctgggcccgtgagccatggccactgagcctgtgcgtccggagcctgtgctccgcaacgggagaggccccaacagtgagaggcccgcgtaccgcaaaaaaaaaaaaaaaaaaaaaagattcagaccTGCTTGGAAAAGTGATTGATTAGTAAGGAAAATATCTTGGCCAAGGTGTGACTGTTCTCAAAGGCTAAGAATAAATGGCCAACCTGAGGTCACTCTCAAATTAGTATTAGTCTTCCAGACCATGCACTGtcgtcagtctttttttttttttttatgcgttacgcgggcctctcactgttgtggcctctcccgttgcggaggacaggctccggacgcgcaggctcagcggccatggctcacgggcccagccgctccgcggcatgtgggatcttcccagaccggggcacgaacccgtgtcccctgcatcggcaggcggactctcaaccactgcgccaccagggaagcccccgtcagtctttttttttggctgcattgggtcttatttttggctgcacgcaggctttctctagttgcagtgagcaggggctactcttcattttggtgtgcaggattctcattgcagtggtttctcttgttgcacagcctgggctctagacgtgtgggctttcgtagttgtggtgcgtgggctcagtagttttggctcgtgggctctagaacacaggctctgtagttgtggcacaggcttagttgcactgtggcacgtgggatcttcccagaccagggatcaaacccatgtcccctgaattggcaggcggattcttaaccactgcgccaccagggaagtccctgtcgtCAGTCTTGATCCATCTTTCAGTTGCCCACTTTAATATATTCTTCCTTTAGTAATGGTTAGCAGTGAGAAATACCAAGACTTTTAAATTCTTATAAGCAGTTGGGGTAGTTCTCAGAGAGTTTCTGAATTCCAGTCTCAGTAATATGATCTGGAGCAAGATCACTTCAGCTTTGTGTGACACCAGAACGAGTTTGAAGTTTTCAGGTTTTGAAAATACTGCCTTGGTAGgatattttggtttttgtgtcAACCTGTGCTTAGCTATGGTGTTTACCATTTACCTTCCCTACATGCACACGTAGACGGAGTCTTATAAAACTCTGTTGACACATGTTTAGGGGCTGAGTGGAGGGAGCTACTCCTTTGGGAGGGACTGAATGGCTTTTAATTAATCTTATAATTAACTTATGATTTTATTAGcttagaagtttaaaattttttggtatAAACCTGATAgaacaattttaatataaatgtatgaatttataattttaaaacataaagagatCTTAGTTATTATTTAGTTCAtattcccattttccaaatgaggaaatggcaacccagggacttccctggaggtccagtggttaagactccgtactcccagtgcagggggcatgggttcaatccctggtcagggaattaagatcccacatgccacacagtgcagccacaaaaaaaaaaaaaaaaaaaagtgtttcaggAAATGGCAACCCAGAGCGATAAGTGACTTATCCCAGGATATAGCTGATAGCTAAGCCAAATCAAAAAGAAGAGTCTGTCTTCTAACTCTTAGTCCAGTACTCTGTCCATTACACCAGACTAATTTTTCTCAGTCAAGATAATAGGAAACCAACACTTTAGAAATAGAATAGTCTGGCCTGCcatttattggaaaaataattGTCTAGAGGAAAAAGTGAtactcaaataatttttatttatgctgATAATTTCGGACATAATCTACTCAAGTATGTTCTGGAATTTTGTTAGTATCTGTACTTCATAGTTAGCAGGAATTATTTTTACTGATGATATTTCTTTTTGTCAGATTTTAAAACCACACAAGAAAGTTTGATATAATTTAACCAGATCAAAAGAACTATATGCTTTTACCGTAATTAAAACAGGAattttctgccttattttttatCGGTGTTTgaaatctttctatttttttgctAGTCTTTACATCAAAAGAAGAAGCAAACTTGTTCATACGTAGACACCTCCTATATAATAGATTTGATTTGGAGCTCTTCACTTCCAGTGACCTAGAAAGAGAATGCAGAGAAGAACTTTGTAATTATGAGGAAGCCAGAGAAATTTTTGTGGATGAAGATAAAACGGTAATTTGGTTGATATGTTAATTGGCTAGACATCTATTAAATTGTACTTAAGAAAGTGGCACTTTCAGTCAGTAGAGATTATGTGccttaaataaaattcagattgCATACCTGTTATCTCTTTCTACTTTCTTATATTATAATTAGCCCATTTAGACTTGGCTTTATACTTAACTGGGCTTATAGTAATTATCAAATTATCAATTATGTCGTGattttctgtgtttaactttatgATATTCAAAGACAATAATGAAGCAGAGTGAATTAAACTTCAGGATATTATTTGAGTTAGTTCTCTGACTCAGGCTTCAATCATTCAAGACTCAGAGCAATTTTTTCTATTAGGACTTACCatttttgattactgtatttATATTTCAAGTACTTATTGatgacctactatgtgccaagtgctcTGCTAGAGACTGAAGATAAGATATATAGTCCCTGCATTCAGGATTTTATTGCTTGGCAATAAACCTTTAGAAGTTCTCccttaaaatacaattaaatccTATCTGTTAATCCTGAAAAGgtacaaaacaaacaaccagcACTGTCCCTGTTATAATCTGGCATATTCTTTAAGAATGACAAGTGACCCAGATTTTTCACTTTTGTAGATTAAATAACCCCAgctccttttccccttcctcaaGAATCCCATTTTACTCTTTGGTCAATAAGAACCTCTCTAGGTATCCTTTAAATGCAGGTGTTATTGAAacttagttcttttttcttccaaaattgtGCCCAGATTCCATTCCCTGCTATTATCTGCTGCATCTattagagaagggaaagaaagtctACTCTGCGTTGTAGTTGTGCCTGTTGAAATTCTATTGTTTTTCACAAACCcgttttctaattttatcacgGTTCCTTGAAAATGGCTTCCATTCTCTCAAGTAACACTGAACTTAAACAGTCTCAGAGATGTCtttccaaatcaataaataacttTCAATAAAATTTCCTAGGAGACTGAGGGCTCACctaatgtagaaaaaaatcagactcCTTTTCAAACATGATAATGAGTCCCCTGCTTCAACTTCCACCTCTACTACTTTCATCGACTCTCTAATGCGATAGTGTCCCCTGATGCCTGAGCGAGGGCTCTGGGCAGGTGAAGGGAGACTATCAGCGCACAGTAGTAGAGAGCTAGCACTGGCAATAATCCCCTGACCAATTCCAGGGTTGGAAGAAACAGTGGTGGATGGCAGTACTTTATTAGAGTGAGTCACGCCCTCCAGCATGAATGAACTAGTATCCTACCTGTGGCACATGCCAAGCGTTTACCACCCCTAGTCTAGGTCATTGAGACCAAATGAAATgacaataaagaaattaaataaacttgGAAATTTTACCTTTCTCTTAGATGGCATTTTGGCAAGAATATTCAATTAAAGGACCAACCACAGAATCAGGTGAGGCAAGAATTGatgaattttcatgttttttcccACCCTCTATCATAGtacatttttagtttcattgtttGAGTTTGGTTGTTGCACAACATACATACCTTGTAAAGCCACGGAAGATTTCTCAGTTATACACTGGGCTATCTGAGACAGAGAAGGCCACATTCATCTATTTACACACTGAAAATCAAGTTTGGTGAGATAGTAGGGAAATGAGATAATAGGCTTAATGCTATTTTAAACAGTCCAGCTAAGTCAAGACTTGCACAGAATAAAAGTAGTACTCTATTAGTTTCAAATagtaaactattttaatttttttttcttttttaccattaCAAGTAAACAGAATACTTACGCTACTAGGTAAATTAGGATTGTTAGGTAGAATTAAGTAACTCCTAGAGAGGGGAGATCCTTTATTTTATCTACATTTATCATCTCTAGCTGCTTTTTAgtcaggtttgttttgttttgtttgtgtttgacAGCTCTTTTTTCACTCCCCCTAGGTAGGGCCCCATAGGGAGACTGTATTACATAGCTACACCAGAATTGCTTACTACATTTATCTTAGTAGTTAATACCAAAATGTGTATAGTTGAACAAAGAACATGTTTATCCCACTTAGTGTTGACCTTCATCCatttaatataacatttaaaataaatgaagctaaggacttgcctggcggtccggtggttaagactccacgcttccagtgcagaTGACgcatgtttgatccctggttggggatcctgcatgccacacagtgtggtcaaaaacttaaaaaaattaaaaataaatgaagtcagaGCTAGGGCTTTTAGGAAGTGTATCTAAATTTTTTCTGGTCATGTTTCTAGCACAGACTTTTAAAAGTAATCAATATTAATTATTAGATGCCTAATAGCATGCTTACACCCAGCATTGAATTTATTGAAGTCATGGGGGTGCTTTTCAGTTGTTATATTCatgttattttaatgatttatctTAAGATGCTAACAGAGAGAAAATCGATGTTATGGGCCTTCTGACTGGACTAATTGCTGCTGGaatatttttggttatttttggaTTACTTGGTTACTATCTTTGTATCACTAAGTGTCACAGGCAACGACATCCAGGGTAAgtaccaaataaaaatatttaatttactattGTACGTTCTATACtgtcatttttaaatggctaaaaaaaatggctgcctttttttaaaaatacacttttgattttggaataattttagatacaCAGGGAAGTTACAAAGATAGCACAGAGAGTTCCCTTATATCCTTCACGCAGCTCCCTCGTTAACATCTTATGTTACCATAGTACATTTGTAAAACTAACAAACCAACAttggtacattactattaactgaGTTCCAGCACATTAGTAAAGCTTCATAAAGGCCATAATTGTTTGCATAATAGAATCTCAACATCCTTATTAGAATAAAAAGTTATTATCTTCTCTATTATCTTATCTGTAAGTAGAGATGAGAAAGTGAAGAATTAACCTTATTCAACAAAAAGTACCACATGCGAAACAGGCTATCGAAATTAATGCTTATATATCCCTATTTACACTTTCAAACTCTATGAAGAAGCTAATGATGGTAACCAGGTGATAAAATGATTatggaaatagatagtggtgatggttgtacaacattgtgaatatgattaataccattgaattgtacacttgaaaatggttataacgacaaattttatgttacacgtattttaccataataaaaacgTTTTCTTTATTGTTAAGGTAAGAGTTTAGGGCAACAGATATGGAATTAAGATAAATCCACTGGAGGATAAAAGCTGAAGCCATGAGAGTAGGCAAGTTCTCTGAGTGTGATGAAAGGACAGAAGGCAAGTGATGGAGTCTTAAAGGATGCCTACAGTAAGGGTGCGGAGGAGGACATGCCAGCAAAGGGGGCAGAGGACAGGGGCAAAGTATAGTGTAATTCTATCCCCAAGCTGGAATTCCTGAACAACTCCCTGAGGCAGTAATGTGATCGTGGGCAGGGACTAAGGAGATTGTCTGAGACTTCTGTAAATcctataaaattttgaaaagtgaGAGAAGATAAGGAAAATTTTGTGCAATTTTTCTTAAGCCACTATGTTTTAAGCTGAGAGGTTTCCCTTACTTAACAGACAGGAAATGAGCAAGTTCTTCCTGTTTTCTAGGGCTTTTGACTAAGATTTTATTCAATATGTCCTTCTCCACAAGCTGCAGCATACCTGGAAACTCAAAGGTTAATGAAGAAATCGGAAAATGTGTCTTTAAAGACTCTCCTTGCct carries:
- the PRRG4 gene encoding transmembrane gamma-carboxyglutamic acid protein 4, giving the protein MFTLLVLLSQLRILTFAFPHLTRSPEESRHAGEEVFTSKEEANLFIRRHLLYNRFDLELFTSSDLERECREELCNYEEAREIFVDEDKTMAFWQEYSIKGPTTESDANREKIDVMGLLTGLIAAGIFLVIFGLLGYYLCITKCHRQRHPGSSATYARRGRHTPSIIFRRPEEAVLSPLPPSVEDTGLPSYEQAMALTRKHSVSPPPPYPGPAKGFRVFKKSMSLPSH